TCCGGCCGAGACCGTTGCCCGCGAACTGTTTCGAAACTCGTCGGTTTACTTGAACAGAAAGTTTCGAATCGTGAAACCACTTCTGTAGCCAGCAAGTCCGGCTTGGCGCTGGAGCAGAGCTTGTACCCGAAACGGGTATGACCGTACCCGTTCCGGGTACATCAATCTACTTGACATTGTACCCATTATGGGTACAATTGTACCCATGTCGGGTACTAAGGCAATTACTGAAATTTCGGACGTCTTATTCGGGAAGACACGTGGGGCCTTACTCAAGCTGTTCTACGGACATCCGGACGAAAGCTATTACTTTCAGCAGATTCGGCGCGTGAGCGGCACATCGGGCGTCGGCACGGTCCAGCGCGAACTCGAAACGTTAGTAAACGTCGGTCTCATCACCAAGCACCACAAAGGAAACCAGGTCTACTACCGAGCAAATCAGGCTCATCCGATCTATCCCGAGATGCGGGCTTTAGTGGCGAAAACCGTCGGCTTGCTTCGCGTTCTGTCCTCGGCGTTTGAACCCATCCGAGATCGTATCCGCATTGCATTTGTTTATGGCTCGTTGGCCCGCCAACAGGAGCATGCTGACAGCGATGTGGATCTCATGATTGTCGGTGATGCAACTCTACCCGAGGTCCTCGAGCACCTCAGTTCAGCTGAGACTGAGATCGCGCGTCCGA
The DNA window shown above is from Terriglobia bacterium and carries:
- a CDS encoding nucleotidyltransferase; this translates as MSGTKAITEISDVLFGKTRGALLKLFYGHPDESYYFQQIRRVSGTSGVGTVQRELETLVNVGLITKHHKGNQVYYRANQAHPIYPEMRALVAKTVGLLRVLSSAFEPIRDRIRIAFVYGSLARQQEHADSDVDLMIVGDATLPEVLEHLSSAETEIARPINPTVYSVAEFVEKLDARNHFLTSVLGREKVFLIGDEIELRTLRKEQLDS